GCTGAGCACGCCCAGGCCTTCGCTGAAGCCGCGCAGTTCGGCCAGGCCGCTCACGTTGCCCAGCCCACCGCCGTGTGCCGCGTAGATGTCGTAGTTCAGCAGCAAGCCGGTGCCGCTGGTGGGCGGCGTGGCCGAACGCTCCCGCTCGCCCAGGACCTGGCTCGGCAACGAAAGACGATCCATCGGCGCATCGATGCGCACGCGCTGGTCGGTCACGTCGTAGGTGTAACGCACGCCGGGAATGTCCGCGAGGCAGCGCACGTCCTCGACGGCGGGTAGCGAGAAGCCGATGGCGCGCAGGTCGTCGGCCCGTGCGCAGAGCGCGTCGCCGCGTCGGGTGAAATGCATCAGTCGTTCGGTGCCGTTGCCGTTGAGCACCACCTCCAGGTACAGGTCCTCGCCGGCCACGCGGTCGCGCGCCTGTACCGTGGGTGGCGGAATCGCATCGGATTCGTTCGGGTTCGTCGTCGATGCATGCACGGAGGCGGCATCCAGGGCCAGGAGGCTAGCGATCGCCCGTGCCAGCGACGAGGGTCGACTCGGACGTCTCACCGTTGATCCTCGCCTTGAGTACGCCGCCCGCGATCGGCGTGCCGGACGGTAACGGCCAGGTCATCGCGCTTCCGGGCAAGGCATAGCCGACCAGGCCCGGCAGCAGGGGGGTACGCCGGCCATGGTCGTCCACGCGCACCAGGTCCGCGATCTGCGCATGGCCGTTGCCCTCGTTGCTCACCTGGAGACGCGGACCCTCGGCCGAATCGCTCCATCGCGCGCTCAAGGTGGCGCGCACGGACGCATCGCCCTTCGGCGCGACGAAGACGGGAATGGAATAGCGCAGCACGAATTCCAGGCCCTTGGGCCGGTTCGTGGGCAATTCGTCCACGATGACGCGATAAGAGGCTTCCGCGCCGTCGGGCGGCGCGGCTTGCCGGATCACCCGCACCATCTGCCGGTCGCCCGGGGCGATGGTCACCATCGGCGGGCTGACGACGAGGTCGCGCGATGCCTCGTACCGGTCCTTGCCGTCGCGCTGCGTCCAGCGGAACACGCGCACCTGCGCATGGATGGTTTCCGCGCCGGTATTGGTCAGCCACAACGCCTCGGCCTGCGCGTTCGCGCGCAGGTGCAGCCCGATCGGCGACACCTGCAGCCCGCTGGCGC
This window of the Luteibacter aegosomatis genome carries:
- a CDS encoding fimbrial biogenesis chaperone translates to MRLPWPLRLAMAGALAIATSFAPPLRASGLQVSPIGLHLRANAQAEALWLTNTGAETIHAQVRVFRWTQRDGKDRYEASRDLVVSPPMVTIAPGDRQMVRVIRQAAPPDGAEASYRVIVDELPTNRPKGLEFVLRYSIPVFVAPKGDASVRATLSARWSDSAEGPRLQVSNEGNGHAQIADLVRVDDHGRRTPLLPGLVGYALPGSAMTWPLPSGTPIAGGVLKARINGETSESTLVAGTGDR